A part of Solea solea chromosome 8, fSolSol10.1, whole genome shotgun sequence genomic DNA contains:
- the prkg1l gene encoding cGMP-dependent protein kinase 1: MGTLRDLQFALQLKIEELRQRDTLIDELELELDAKDELIRRLQDELDRYRATVSLPGPSAVCTAPCEDRQRAKRKTIISEPFSPDPVTLVVLSQRSCDKTQASQRLIQAALLKNDLLKNLGEGEIAAIITCMYPTTINQGCFVIQEGTSGAQAYVLEEGRLEVTKDEAWLFTVEPGDMFGELALLYNCNHTSSVSAQVDSKLWVIDSKSYHTILMQSGLDSLSHSMELLSSVPFLKSLPEDVIVKLSDLMEERHFTEGDYIIRQGATGDTFYVISKGQVKVTEKKPGNEEQVVLSKLSEGNWFGEKALAGENIWTVNVVAAGPVTCLVLDRQTFKDIIDGLVFNCSPDVHQSHDSKAESEQKGSGVLLSSTLSDFHIICSLAAAAEFGHVDLVKLKSDVKGLFTMRVLKKKLIINSGQREHFLRESRILMDAHCPFIVRFHKTFRDSECLYILTEACLGGDLCRLLKDKGFLDECGTRFYTACVVEALTFLHRRGVVYRDVKPQNVVLDEHGYAKLSGSRCVKKVEMGKRTWTFCGTLGYMSPEIILNRGHGVSTDMWSLGVFVFELLSGGLPFSGSDPMKILTATVGGIDHIDFPKTISKNASSLIRKLCRSAPSQRLGARRNGAKDIQRHKWFEGFDWDALCGRTLNPPLIPKMKPSWDSSVSCGDYTVESVESCSNWDEDF; this comes from the exons ATGGGTACACTCCGGGATCTCCAGTTTGCTCTGCAGCTGAAGATCGAGGAGCTCCGTCAGAGGGACACACTGATAGACgagctggagctggagttgGACGCCAAGGACGAACTCATTCGCAGACTGCAGGACGAACTGGATCGTTACAGAGCCACGGTGTCCCTCCCAGGACCGTCTGCCGTCTGTACAG CTCCATgcgaggacagacagagagccaAGAGGAAAACAATCATTTCTGAGCCCTTCAGTCCAGACCCAGTGACTCTTGTCGTGCTTTCACAGAGAAGCTGTGACAAAACTCAGGC GTCTCAGAGGCTGATTCAGGCTGCGCTTTTGAAAAACGACTTGTTGAAGAACCTTGGAGAAGGAGAAATTGCTGCCATTATAACCTGCATGTATCCCACCACCATCAATCAAGGCTGCTTTGTCATACAGGAGGGGACCAGCGGGGCCCAGGCGTATGTTTTAGAAG AGGGGAGGCTGGAGGTGACAAAAGATGAAGCGTGGCTGTTCACTGTTGAGCCGGGAGACATGTTTGGAGAGCTGGCCCTCCTATACAACTGCAACCACACCTCCTCTGTCTCAG CACAAGTGGACAGCAAGCTATGGGTTATCGATTCCAAGAGCTACCACACCATACTTATGCAGAGTGGTCTCGATAGCCTTTCTCATTCAATGGAGCTGCTCAGCAG CGTTCCCTTCCTCAAGTCATTGCCAGAGGATGTCATCGTTAAATTGTCTGATCTCATGGAGGAG AGACACTTCACTGAAGGAGACTACATCATCCGACAGGGGGCCACGGGAGACACTTTTTATGTCATCAGCAAAGGCCAG GTGAAAGTAACAGAGAAGAAGCCCGGGAATGAGGAGCAGGTAGTTCTATCCAAACTCTCAGAGGGAAACTGGTTTGGAGAAAAAGCTCTGGCCGG AGAGAACATCTGGACTGTGAATGTGGTAGCTGCTGGTCCTGTTACATGCTTGGTATTAGACAGACA GACcttcaaagacatcattgaCGGCTTGGTGTTTAATTGCAGTCCTGATGTGCATCAAAGTCACGACTCCAAAGCAGA GTCAGAGCAGAAGGGCAGCGGCGTCCTCTTGTCTTCCACCTTAAGTGATTTCCACATCATCTGTTCTCTGGCGGCAGCGGCAGAGTTCGGTCACGTAGACCTG GTAAAACTAAAGAGCGACGTCAAGGGGCTTTTTACCATGAGGGTCCTTAAGAAGAAGCTGATTATCAACAGTGGTCAACGAGAGCACTTCCTGAGAGAGAGCAGAATCCTAATGGACGCTCACTGTCCTTTCATAGTCAG GTTCCATAAAACCTTTCGAGACTCTGAGTGCCTGTACATTTTGACAGAGGCTTGTCTTGGTGGGGACTTGTGCCGTCTACTTAAAGACAA aggATTTTTGGACGAATGCGGCACCAGATTCTACACCGCGTGTGTCGTCGAAGCTTTGACCTTTCTCCACCGTCGAGGTGTCGTCTACAGAGACGTCAAGCCTCAAAACGTCGTCCTGGACGAGCACGGTTACGCCAAGCTG agtGGCTCCAGGTGTGTAAAGAAGGTAGAGATGGGTAAGAGAACCTGGACATTCTGCGGCACACTGGGCTACATGTCGCCTGAAATCATCCTCAACAGAGGCCAcggtgtctccacagacatgtgGTCACTgggcgtgtttgtgtttgaactgCTGAGCGGTGG GCTCCCGTTCAGCGGCTCGGACCCAATGAAGATTCTCACTGCGACCGTCGGTGGCATCGATCACATCGACTTCCCAAAGACCATCAGCAAAAACGCCTCCAGTCTCATCAGGAAACTGTGCAG GAGCGCTCCCTCACAGAGACTGGGCGCTCGGAGAAACGGGGCCAAGGACATTCAGAGGCACAA ATGGTTCGAAGGATTCGACTGGGACGCACTGTGTGGACGAACACTGAACCCACCGCTCATTCCCAAA ATGAAGCCGTCTTGGGACAGCAGTGTCTCGTGTGGAGATTACACGGTGGAGTCGGTGGAGTCGTGCTCCAACTGGGATGAGGATTTCTGA